ATTTTTGGAATTGCCAGCTCCCAATCCCATTCTCTTCCCCTTCAACCCTAGTTGTTAAATAAGCATTAACATTATAGGTAGCTAATATGTTTGAAATGTGGCTTTTATATTATTTGGAAGCAATAAAGAGCCTGGTAATCATAATTCGTGACCAATATATCCTATccatagaaaaacagaaatttgaaaCTAAGCTATTTTGAGGCCTACGAACATActttctttcatgataaaacagGAAGGTGGCCATAATTTAAGTGATCAAATACTATTATTGTCTTTGGGCTTAGTTCCAAATACTTCATGAGAAGTCCATAAAAGATCAACAtcaaaagcataaataaaaattgCACTTTACATGTATGAGAGTTTTATGACACCCCACATACTTAATAGCTTTAATTGCTAGTGACACAGAACTCCAAAAATGTTCTACCTTAGAGTCACATGATCTTCCTGTTCAACACCCAaacaagggaaatttaaaaaaaaaaatcaaaacaaataataGGGCCGGGAGAATTGGATAATCTGTTCTCTTTCCTCTGCCCTAAACAACAGCAAAATTCTTTTATATGATTTAATCATGTACTGGGGCATTTCcattataaacataaatatgaGAATGCAGCATCTCAACAGGATCTGAATAAAGAAGTCTTACTCTCAGATAATCTAGAACCTTgacaaaaaaaggggggggggcttttgtgagggttaaatgtTTCAGTTTGatccttcttcatttatttaagagTGAATATCCCATGTGCATGTTAACATTATCATTGTAAATGGGGAATCTCTATTTCTGAACCTCAGAATTGTTAGTTTTCCTCCCTTTCCTAAGCAGGTGTCTTTCCATCTCTCACAAATCAAAGAGATGATGGGGGGTGTGAATAGATGTCTTGCAGTGGTGCCCTGATATGTATTTTAATAAGTTTACTCATCAGAGCACATATAAATTAGAATGAAtcatattcatatatttaatagCAAACAAAGCTCAATTTAGCTCATGTCCAGTTTTCTTCGCGTTCATTTTACTTAAGGGCGTGCCttcctttttctgcttctttttttctttctttcttggacaCCTCCAACCCCCATTGATGACCGAAATGCAGGGCTATAAATGTAAGGGTGCAATACATCATGAGATAAGTCTGGAGAACATGTCCTCTACCAAAATGCACATGAATCTCTAGTACAGCTAAAATTCCAGAAACATGCTGGGGTTCCTTTTGCATGGTAAGCAGGGTCAAAAATGTGAGCACTAGGTAGTTGCCCTTATATATCAGATGAGTTCCAAAGTTGAAAGGTTACATTTGTGAAATTGCAGCTGGGTTTCCTAGCACTTGATTCTACCTCCTGCAAAATAAACACTCCTAATTGAAATACAAATCCAACAATATGATAAtctttcagtaaaaaaaaaaaaaaatgtgacttctGCACCCTTATCTGTTGAAGAGCTGACAGAGAAGTTCAGAGGCAGTTGTTTCACCAGACaaaatgatagagaaaatatgttttcaaataagATCATAAACCTTGCATAGTGCTTTATGGGAAGCAAATGTAAAGCAAAGGGCTGTCCTCTATTCTGTCTACCAGCACTACTCCCACCACCCTGGTGTGTATCCTCAGCCACTCACCTTTTAGGCAAGGGCTAGTATCTTCTAGATCAGACCCAAATCCCaaataacaaaacagaataaagtgATATCTTAGCATACTTTGAGATCAGACTGTTTCTGCATTTCATAGTGCTGGGGGTGAGGGGGAGGTGTGGGGGGAAGGGAAAAGCAGCATACCAATGtagtgaaatctggaaacaacagcatatatacagacacaaaaaaagtTTGCATATTGCACAGAGCGCTTGAAGATCATAAATCTATGCATGAGAAAGATGTAGTGGAAATTTTGGGGGGGATTAGAGtttatttttgtcatctctgTGAGACAGCTACTCATTCATCCAGATCACAGCTAAGAAAAAAGCTGGTCACAGAAATTAGCAGTTTCAGCTCAGCAGCGAAGTCGCCAGCCTGTGAAGGCAGAGAGAAATTGACTAATTAGCAATGCGCACTAAAACTTGACGGTTCTttatagagagagagaagagagagggagagagagggagagggagggagggggggctcgctttttccccttctttcttccaAAGATGTTTGAAATCGCAGTCATTTACGCTCGACAATTTTTACAATAGCCTTGAGCCATAATTTTGCGAGTCTCTCCAGCATCCATCCCCCTGTATGGTCTCTCTCTACTGGCCAAGCACGACCGTTTCTCTCCCCAACCGTGGATTTCCTATTACTCTCGTTACGACTCACTGAGCCCCAGGCCCAAGGATAATGATGTGTTGTTTCTTGGTAGCATAATTTGTCACAcgtacattttttcttcttcttctcttgcaGAAAGctctgctccctctctctctctccctctctctctccctctctctttctctcttttctccctctcctaCATTTTCTTGCTGTTGCTAATTCATGGTGATCAAATGATGTACGACAAAATAAATTGTAAAGAGTGACTGCCTGGAGTTGGGAACCAGAAGGTGTTTTCCCCCTCCCAAGGAGAGAGCAaacctttaaaaaggaaggacaaTTGATTTTTGGGGGGAGCTTAAGTGAGCCTTGACTTTGCAGCTGGTTGAGAGCAGGTAAGTTTCTGGCCTTGTGTCTGCCTTGTGTGTATTTTGTTCTGTCTTTTGGGTTGTTGTAGGGGGAAGGGCCGGGGAGGGAGTCTTTCAGAGGTGTTGGGGGGGTAGTTGTATGGCAAACGCTCATAAAGAATAAAACTCCTATTGCAAGAAATAAGCAGATGAGGAGGAAAGGCAAGGGAGGAGAACAAGAAGGAAGGGGAATAGGAAAAGATGGGGGGGGGGAGACAACGAAGCGGAGAGAGCTAGAGAGAGGTATGACCGGGTCCTCTTAAAGGGAGAGAGACTCTAAGATGTTTCAGGCAAGCCAGAGCTTTGGGGGCGGGCGTGGGGGTGCTGCCGAGGGAGGGAGCGCGAGGGAGGGTAGGGTCCACCTGGAACGGGATGGGAAAGTGAGTGGAAAGGAGCTCAGTCCGGTATAAATAGGAAGCCGGCGATCCAGGACCGGCGCCAGGCAGGGCAGAGTGAGCCGCAGTGGAAGGGGCAGGTCCGGCGGGATCCCTCTGAGccgggaggcggcggcggcggcggctctcCCGGGCGGGCGGACGGGCGGGTGCGCGGGCGGGATGCGAGCAGAGGGTCCCTTTCTGCTCAGCCCTGGAAGGTGCAATTACAGGTTAAGGACCGGGCGTATCGATTTCGCCTCGCctcccccaccctgccctcctCCGCCTAGATGCCGGCGGCTCAGACTTTTTACAGAAGTAGTTCCAGGGCCGGGGGAGTGGGGGTGCCCGAGtggggggccgctgggggctcTACCGAGGGGGTCAGAAGGCAGCTGCGGCTGCCGGCCACGATGCTGGGTGGGGCGCAGAGACCCCGCACCCCACTGCGCCCCCGCCCCCCCACTCGTTCCAcagcccccacccctccccccaaCACCTGCCTTCTAACTTGAACTTCTCATAGTTACTGGAGTTAAAGCGACTGCGCCTGGTGCCCGGGAGAGAAAACCGTGCACACGAATCCCTcccggcctcccggcctcccggcTCCCGCTCCAAACGCGTCCTCGCAGCCCCACTTCCTCCCCTTGGGTCCTCGGTGCTGCCCCGCACTGGAAGGGGAGATAGATGCCCGAACTTCCGGGCTTTGAAATGAGCGAGACGGGGGAAAGGGGGCCaccgggtgggggtgggggtggtggaagGATTCTCCTGCCAGGTTTAAAGGCGTCTCTGAAAAATTAGCCAAACTGAGTGGTGACGGGGAAGCCAACAGTTTGCGAAGCAGGGAAGCGGGCAGGGCCAGGGTGAGGGAAATGAGCTCGAATTGATAAGGACAGCTCCCGCCTCTGCCGAGTCCACTGAGCGGGTCCTCACCGCGCTCCGCTGCACTTTCCCGGGAGAAGAAAGGGCTTTATCTCCTCCCTCAGACTACTAGCCTAGGAGTTTCTCGGGGCAGCATGGATAATCGAAGGGGGTCCCAGCTTTTGGAGAGCTAAGATCGCCCACCCCGCACGCTTGTCGGGCCCCTGTTCCTACCCCCTCCCCCAAACTGGGCCAACTGCGAAAAGCAAAGCTTCGGGCATAAGTTGACCTGAAACCTTCACCGTCGGTCGCCTCTGCGCTTTCAGGGCACCCCCGgctccccactccccagcctTTCCCTTCATCCGGCCCGGCATGGACACGAGCCCACGAGGTGCCTCGGCCTCAGCCGCCACTTTGCCGTCGCTGCTGCCACTGCTGTTGCTGCCAACAGCTGAGGTGGTTTTAGGAAAGTGAGGTACGAAGTGTGTGGGAGGTGGCGAGAGGAGTCGCAGGGAGCAGAACCGGCGCCGGGACCCCAGACAGGGCCCTTCTGGTGGCGCTCACGGATCCAGCGTCTTCGGACTTTCCTCCTAGGGTCGGGGTCCGGAGCGCGCCAGGAGGGAGCCAAGCTGAGCCTTGTTTCTTGTTCTtcgccctcccctcccctccacaccCTTCCCCACCCCGACCACACCCCACCCCATCCACCaccctgctcccctccctcccatcccccacccctgtCTGCCAGGTTGGAGGAGGGTTTAAAGCCAGGTGCACAGAGTCAGCTCGCCATGTCCAGATCCGGGGACAGGACTTCCACCTTCGACCCCAGCCACAGCGACAACCTGCTGCACGGCCTCAACCTGCTGTGGAGGAAGCAGCTGTTTTGCGACGTGACCCTGACGGCCCAGGGCCAGCAGTTCCACTGCCACAAGGCCGTGCTGGCCTCCTGCTCGCAGTACTTCCGATCGCTCTTCTCCAGCCACCCCCCTCTCGGGGGAGGGGTCGGCGGCCAGGACGGCCTGGGGGCCCCCAAGGACCAGCAGCAGCCgccgcagcagcagcagccgtcacagcagcagcagccgccgCCGCAGGAAGAGCCCGGGACTCCTTCTTCCTCCCCCGACGACAAGCTGCTGACCAGTCCCCGGGCCATCAACAACCTGGTGCTGCAGGGCTGCTCGTCCATCGGGCTGCGCTTGGTGCTCGAGTACCTCTACACGGCCAATGTGACCCTGTCCCTGGACACGGTGGAGGAGGTGCTGTCGGTCAGCAAGATCCTGCACATCCCCCAGGTCACCAAGCTCTGCGTGCAGTTCCTCAACGACCAGATCTCGGTGCAGAACTACAAGCAGGTGTGCAAGATCGCCGCGCTGCACGGCCTGGAGGAGACCAAGAAGCTGGCCAACAAGTACCTGGTGGAGGATGTGCTGCTGCTCAACTTCGAGGAGATGCGCGCCCTGCTGGACTCGCTGCCGCCCCCCGTGGAGTCGGAGCTGGCGCTCTTCCAGATGTCCGTGCTGTGGCTGGAGCACGACCGCGAGACCCGCATGCAGTACGCGCCTGACCTCATGAAGCGCCTCCGCTTCGCGCTGATCCCGGCCCCGGAGCTGGTGGAGCGGGTCCAGTCAGTGGATTTCATGCGAACCGACCCGGTCTGCCAGAAGCTGCTGCTGGACGCCATGAACTACCACCTGATGCCCTTCAGGCAGCACTGCAGGCAGAGCCTGGCCAGCAGGTAGGAGACAACAAAGAGGAGGGCgggggtggcgggggtgggggggagagCCAGAGAGGccggagggaggggagggggcagggaggaggggagagatggGTGGGCTGGGCGGGTGGCTCTGGCAGGATGAAAACAAACGCAAACAATTCAGAGTGTGTTGGGAAAGTTGATTTCAGAGTCCCTGAAAGGTCAATAGGGAACTGGCCTAACAGCATCCCTGAGCGCTCCAAAGCCGAGGTTCTAGATATCTCCAGAGTGTAAACATGGGAACTGTGGACTCAGACTGAAATTGACAGGCAGGTGGGGCCAAAGGCCAGGAGAGTTAGAAGTGTAGCTTTGGCAGTCTCTCTAAGCCAGTTCTACCTACAAATCTCAAGATGGGCTTGTTCTAGAAAAGGGATCCTGTGGTGAGGAATGCCCACTCCACCCCTCTTCAGTTCTGCCTTGGGTGAGCAGAAGAGCCCAGGCGATGCTTGCAAAGGAAGGCTTTCATGGTCTTGCTGTCACACACTCAAGTTGTTTCTTCATGACTGGGATCTGCTCCCTGTGAATGTCAGAGCTCCAAAATGCTTTGTCTATTAGGGTCACTATTGGAAATGCTGGTATCATGTGCCCAGGCAAACTTTTCTATGTTGTGGAAAGCCtttccttttcacttttaaaGGAGAGTAAAGCAAGAGATTTCAGGGTGATGGGGTGAATCTTGCCTAGTAACTCCCATTTCTGAGAAGAGTGCAGTTGAAAATTGGGATGGGGGAGTGGAGAGGCTTCTAGCTCCAGTTGGGCTGTGTGCCTGCTCACCAGTGACAAAGAAGTTGGGGAGTTGTTGCTGCTCCTGTTGTTGCCAGTTAGAAACGTGGCTGTGTGTGTTGCAAGTAGGATTtcaggggagagagaaatgatgccttttaaaaatgctgCTGAGATAAAAAGGTTGTAGGAATTGACAATCGTGTTTTATTGGCTccaattttaaaaccatttttaatgAGCCCTAGCAAagggtttctttctctttttagaaaagagaaacagtATCCTCTCAGTTTCTCATGATAAAACATCATGATTCCAGATGCTAGGCTACTCCAGCCTAACCACCAAAGTGTTACATTAGTAAAGCAAATGGTTTGAAAATCTAGCACGGCATTTTCCCAATCAGAATGATGTCTAAAGGATGGGGCCCACCTTGTGCAGCCTTATAGAAttaaatggtgtgtgtgtgtgtgtatgtgtgtgtgtgtgtgtgtgtacttttcaTTGTATTTCCAGCAGACCTAGGTAACTAAAGTTTCAAGAAATGGAAGATATTCTCTACACTTTTTTAGGCGGCTCTAGTGTTAAGGAGAGGCCAAGAGTAGGCATGAGGAATTTTGAACTTGTAACAAAACGCTGTAAGTTGATTTTTCTAACATCCGTGGGAGATGAGTTAATGAATCGTGGTGTCAAAAGATGATAATAGGACAATAGAAGAAACAAGAATCTAAATCCGCTTGTGCTTTTAACAGTGAGCACAAGAGGccaatgaggaaaaaaaacatgaaaagtatttttattttattggaattTTTCGCTTGTCTAAACATCCAAATGGCAAACTCAGTGTGATGGGCAGTGGGCATTGGTGATTAATATTCTGTCATTTTAATATTTACCACTTTTAAATGACCTACAAGTATACTTCATTTAGCATATATCATACATAGTCAGTAATTCAGACAACACATTATAGTTCTGCACATACATTtactcatacttttaaaaatatgtataatgcGGTATAAATTCAGAAACCCAGAGGAATAATCAAATTAAGATTTAACTTATTCTAAAAGTAATTTTGGCAGAGGAGCTTTATAAATTTGATCCAGTAAATAATTTCTGAAGCTCTCAATGCACTTTTATTTAATAGGTATGTCCTAAGATTCAATGTTAGAAGAGTTGACTTTCAAAATGCAAAATCCATTTCCCACTTTAGTCAAGATTCAGCACACCAGCTAAGGCCTGCTGGCTCTGTCCTGGTGGATGACTGAGATACCAGGCTGCCTGCCTCCGTGACGACACCTTCCAGCTTCACTGGGCCACATCATTTGAAGGATATGTAGTGGTGTCTGACCACTAAATGCTTACAAGTGTCATGGATGCTGGAAGAATCTGATACTTCTGCAGTAGGAAGAaagctgtattttcttttaaaagagaaagatatagaaaagaaaatagttcATGCGAACCTGTCATTGAcctcaaaataatataatttgggTTTTATTCCATTATTCGTAAATGTAGCACTTTGAATTTTACAGactaattacattattttaattttaattcacagGAAGAATGCCAAAATAACCATGAAGTTCCTAACTTTAAAGTAGACAAAAATGCTGTAAGTTGCAACCAGCAGTATTAAATCAGCCCATTTATTATAGCATCAGTGTAATATAAAAATGTTCCCTCAGCCTTATGTGTCGCTTAACAGGGGGATAAATGTGTTAACCAATTGGTTTTGAGATTACATCACTTTTATTGAAGACAATTGAATAGAAGGACCttgtatttattactttttatccACCTGTAGTTTTTAAACTCTAAATATAAAAGAGTTTATTAAATTCAGAGAGGgagatgaaaatgtaaaattgacCAGTCTTTTGGAGTAAGTACAAAGTATAAGCAAATAGAATAACTTCAAAACAGAATTGACTTGTTAAAGAATATATTATCTATAGAAAGTAGAGATATTAATATAATCACAATTTAAGCATTTTAAAGATCATTaaataattttgcatttctattaaGTCTAGAAAAGTAAAGGAACTCAAGTATAAAATCTTTATACAAATGctcaaattaatttaaaagattcCCTCTTGTTGCTTAGTTTTTCTAAGTTTACCGGTTGCACTCAAATTCGTATTCCGTTTTACCAAACTTAACATAAGGACAATAAGTAAAACAAGAAACTTGTCACTCTGTATTCAAATACACACAAAAGTAATTTAAGATGACAAGACTTGACAAAggatataaagtttcagttagacaggaagaataagtttTAGTGATCTATTGCGTCAGCAACGTGACCACAGTTATTAAAAAagtattacatatttcaaaattgctaaaagagtagatttgaAACATTCTCAACACAAAAACATGACAAAGAGGAGAGGTGATGGATAGATTAAATCAGCTTGATTTAATCTTTCTGCAAGTCAATATTAACATCATCTAAAGCATGAAAATTTAGTTTCATAAAGTGACATGATATGCAGTGTTTagtacattaaatgtaaataacagAAGACTTATAGTCTAAATTTAGCTTAAGTAACCCAAATAGTTTTTTTATTTGCagtttgaaattttaatatataatttagcAATTATCCCAAATAAATCAAATTGGACTAGATATTAATTAACTGGATAAAATTAactaatgttttacattttcattgcACCTCACACAATGTAACACATAAATGCTTATTAAAAGTTGAATGAATTAAGATTATGAAATAAGAAAGGCTCAATGTTGTACTTCATCAATACATTAATCTACGTTACTATTGCACATAACAAAAGTTTACTGAACCTTCTCCAAGAAAACACCTGTAATAGAAATACATTCATGAAATGATCATATTTTTTAAGCATTTAACAACTAGCTATTATGTCCTGTGTGGGGTTCCATATCAAAGTGtagttttaaagaaattatattttataaacaacaGGAGACTACCTAAGATTTCATTTACTACAAAACATAGTCTATTCATAGATTTCTcataaattaatgtaaaaatctaTTTAAACATGAAGGGTACTAATTATCTATCTGCTAAAATGACTTGCAATAACTAAAATGCCATTACATTTCCTAATATACAGTTTTGATTCCTGGCTTTGGTGCTTAGAAAGTGTTTCATTAAATGTAGGACAATATTTTCTATTGGTTCTCTTTCTAAGAACTGAATAATAACCTTAACAAAGCAAACTAATCTTGTATCCATGCATTCTCTAAATTGTTACTTCCCTTTATATCAATTTGATACCCTCAGATTAAAAATTGTTAGGtagttaaattttgtatcagaAATTATTCAACCATTCAGAATACAATTTGTTTATTATCTGAAACAGGACCATTGATTACAAAATTACATCAACCGGTGTGGGAGTCAAATAGTTACATCCTACAATCAGAAGGCAATTAAAAAGGATACGAATGCATTGTATTGAAATAGAGGACTTACTGTTAAAAGTGGACATTTTCCAGTTTTAATTCATGCttgtatttttaccatttttatgaACATGAGGTTCACTCATTACCTTAGCAAATTCTAAGTATCCCAATTTTCTTAActtaaaaaaacagtaaaatatttgtTACCTTTTTTGCAACTGCTACTGAGTAACAGGTGATGTTGACGCACTTCACAAAACCTTAATTAATTGAATTTTCATAATAGCCCAAGGTATGGGTACCATCATTAGCCTCATATAGATAAAAAACTGAttcacagagaagttaagcattGCTCCCTGATTGCACAGCTGAACCCAGGCAGTGTGGCACGTCTATGTTGTCATTCACAGTGTGCTGTTTTTTACTATCACTCCTCAAATGCTAGCCAGGCTGTAATCTAGTAATTGACTGAAGAGTTACATGTAGACTTaagacttttcttttaaaaagaaacttgtgAGGGTTAAATATTAAtgtatctgattttaaaaaattaggagaGTTGTTTTTCCAAGCCAGGGGTCAGCaactttttttctataaaaagcaACACAGTGTTTATTTTTGGCTTTGGGGTCAcaaggtctctgttgcaactgtGCTACTCTTCCCCTGTTGTGCAAAAACACAACTGACAGTACATAAATGAATGGTCATTGCTGTGTTACAGTAAAACTGCATTTGTGGGCActgaaatttcatataattttcacatcatgaaatattattcttttaattttttcaaccTCTTGAAAACATAAAAGACATTCTTAGTTTTCAGgctacacaaaaatataaaaataagaggtGGACTGGATTTATTCTGTGAGCCACGGTTTGCCAACCCATGTACTAGGCACTTGGGATATATCAGTgaagaaaatggacaaaaacaatTTGCCCTTATTCTAGTGGAAAAAAATCCCCATTAGTCTTCATCCTTCCATTTGGAAAGAACTCAAGTCTAAATAATTCTACCATGCTAAGTTAGAAGTTAATTTTTCCAGAATATGACTTAAGGATTTGAATAGTGATCCTTGGAAGCTAAATAGTGATTAATTAAAACAATGGATGAGTTTCTCATTTTTTCAAGCATACTGGATATAAAACCTCCTAATGTAGAATGGTCATCATTATTCAGAAGAGGCTTAAACATTGTTTATATGATATTTTAATCATTTCGAGTAGGAAATCAAAGTAGGCGAGTATATTTAACACACTATTTTTCTGAGATTAACGGGCACATATTCAGCAAACTAATCTAGGCAAACTAATCTAAACTAAATGAACATGTGAACAATTATTTTTCTGAGTGTCAGTCTGTATCTCCAGCTGCTTTGATCAAATGGCATGTGTTATCAGGATTCCTGACTTCTGAGTGGATCAACTGGATTGAGTATAGATCCTGCCTGCCTTCTGCAAAGTGAACAGCCTCTGGAGGAATACTTACCCCATCGTAGGTTTGTCTTATGTGTCTGTCTCAGACCCCAATAGACAGTGACTTCTCTGAATATTTGTAACCAAAGCACTTAACTCAGTGCCTGACACTTGATCCAAAAATGTAAGTTCGTTATATATTGCTATTGGTCTTAAATATAATTGAGATAGACACTTAAGGTTGGCTCAGTGTCAATCAACAAAGCTAATGTGCAATAAAAATTTAGGTAATTTTAAAGatgattacacacacacaaacatacacacaaccTGTTATTTGCCAACAATAATAGTAGCTATCACTGACTGAGCAACTACCACAAAGCTTGACTTATCACTTCCAGTGTTTCTAATCTTTACAGCACCCTTTCAGCCTTTTTAAAGATTAGAAAACTGGGACTCAGAGAAGATAAGTAATTTATCCAATTATCTGAAGAGCGTTGAGTCAGAGGTCCTTATCACCAGGGGAATACCCTGCCATTGTGAGTGTATATTGGAGATGTGGCATCGACAAAAGACAAACTCTGATCTACACCTTCCACTTCTGTTTTACCACACCACAAAAGTCATTAAAAGTTCTGCCATCTATCTCTTCTTCAGGCCACTCAACCAATGAAGAATGAGGGGAAGACATTAGAAAGTCAGAATTCTATCCTTCTGGTCTACAGCACTTAATTATTAGTTCTGAATTAAGGGGCTAAATAATGAAGTTGCTGAGATTTGGCACTATAATATTGACTTACTAAAAATAGAATGAGCCAATGCactttaaataaagaaagaaaaataagaactttcagtttaactatgaaaaataactatgggggggaaaaaaaaacaaaacaaaaccttgaaGCTTGAATTTAAAGCAAAAGTTGTTTTTCCTGGATTTCTGTGCACTGAAGTACCAGAGGGGTGTCAGATTTGTTTTTGTGACAGTAAAACACTATTCATGTTGGTGATGCTTTCAGGTGATTAAATAACCAGGTAGAAGCTGGAATTATAAAAATACCTGTATATTTTACTAACATAAAATAAGACCTCTCTAACTGAAAATTCAttctgtttatgttttgtttcaaGAGAATCATTTTAACAATTGTTAGATCA
This is a stretch of genomic DNA from Macaca nemestrina isolate mMacNem1 chromosome 19, mMacNem.hap1, whole genome shotgun sequence. It encodes these proteins:
- the LOC105498372 gene encoding kelch-like protein 14 — encoded protein: MSRSGDRTSTFDPSHSDNLLHGLNLLWRKQLFCDVTLTAQGQQFHCHKAVLASCSQYFRSLFSSHPPLGGGVGGQDGLGAPKDQQQPPQQQQPSQQQQPPPQEEPGTPSSSPDDKLLTSPRAINNLVLQGCSSIGLRLVLEYLYTANVTLSLDTVEEVLSVSKILHIPQVTKLCVQFLNDQISVQNYKQVCKIAALHGLEETKKLANKYLVEDVLLLNFEEMRALLDSLPPPVESELALFQMSVLWLEHDRETRMQYAPDLMKRLRFALIPAPELVERVQSVDFMRTDPVCQKLLLDAMNYHLMPFRQHCRQSLASRIRSNKKMLLLVGGLPPGPDRLPSNLVQYYDDEKKTWKILTIMPYNSAHHCVVEVENFLFVLGGEDQWNPNGKHSTNFVSRYDPRFNSWIQLPPMQERRASFYACRLDKHLYVIGGRNETGYLSSVECYNLETNEWRYVSSLPQPLAAHAGAVHNGKIYISGGVHNGEYVPWLYCYDPVMDVWARKQDMNTKRAIHTLAVMNDRLYAIGGNHLKGFSHLDVMLVECYDPKGDQWNILQTPILEGRSGPGCAVLDDSIYLVGGYSWSMGAYKSSTICYCPEKGTWTELEGDVAEPLAGPACVTVILPSCVPYNK